GCAGTGGATGGTACTCGACTCAGTGACTGTGCGCAACCTTGAGTTACTCGAACCGGTGTTCGCCGGAGAAACGGAGGCCACGCTGGTCTCGGTGATCGACCGCACCGCGACCAACATGGGCGCGCGTTTGCTCAAGGGCTGGGTACTGCGGCCCTCGCTCGATCACGCAGTCATTGAATCGCGGCTAGACGCGGTGGAGGAGCTGGTCCGTCAGGCCATCCCGCGCGGCAAGGCGGGCAAGTTGCTTGAGTCAGTCTATGATCTGGAGCGCCTGCTCAGCAAGGCCGTGCTCGGCACCGCCGGGCCTCGCGACCTGCTGGCGTTGCGCAATTCATTTGTACCGCTGCCTACTCTGAAGTCACTTTCGGCTGAGCGTACGTCTGTAAGATGGCAGTCACTCTCCGCCGCGCTTGATCCGTTGTCCGATGTCCGCGACTTGCTGGCGCGCGCGCTGTCTGATGCGCCGCCTGTGACTCTCGCCGATGGCGGAGTGATTCGCGACGGCTACCACGCGGAACTCGATGAGTTGCGCCAATTGAGTCACTCTGGCAAGCAGACTATCGCCCAGATGGAGTCACGCGAGCGCGCGGCCACAGGCATTAACTCACTCAAGATTAAGTTCAACGAAGTGTTTGGCTATTACATTGAAGTGTCCAAGGCCAACATGCACCTCGCGCCTGAACGCTATGAGCGCAGGCAGACACTGGCCGGCGCGGAGCGCTATACCACGCCCGAGCTGAAGGACTACGAGCGCAAGGTGCTGGACGCTGAAGGCAGCATGGCGACCATCGAGCAGGAACTATTCACGCAGTTGCGTAGCGCGGTCGCTGAGCAGGCCAGCCGCATCCGCCGCACCGCAGCCGCCATCGCCGAGATCGACGTGCTGGTAAACTTTGCGGGTCTTGCCGCCGAGTACGACTACTGCCGCCCGCAGTTCGCAGAAGCATCGGACACATCTGGTTCCTCAACGGGTGTGCTGGAAATCATGGCGGGCCGTCACCCAGTGCTGGAGCGGCTGGGGGTGATGCAGCCGGGTGCCATGCTATCGGGAGAAAGATTCGTGCCGAACGATCTGCGCATGGACTCGGACTCGAACCGCATCCTGCTCATCACCGGGCCGAACATGGGCGGCAAATCCACCTATCTGCGGCAGGTTGCGCTGATCTCCATCATGGCTCAGATGGGCTGCTTCGTCCCGGCGGCGAGCGCGCGGCTGCCCGTGTTCGACCGCATCTTCACGCGCATCGGCGCCAGCGACAACCTGGCGCGCGGCCGCTCGACGTTCATGGTGGAGATGACTGAGACCGCCGCCATTCTGAATACCGCTACGCCGGACAGCTTGATCGTACTCGACGAGATCGGCCGCGGCACGGCCACCTTCGACGGCCTCTCCATCGCCTGGGCCGTAGTCGAGTATCTGGCTGCTCGCCCCGGCATCAAGGCCCTATTTGCCACTCACTACCACGAACTCACTGAGTTACCCGAGCACTTACCCAGCGTGAAGAACCTGCACGTCGCCGTGAAGGAGTCCGGCGGCAACATCGTCTTTCTGCGTCGCGTCGAGCCGGGCCGCGCCGACCGCAGCTACGGCATCGAGGTCGCCCGCCTCGCCGGCCTCCCCCGCGAAGTAATCGAGCGCGCCCGCGAAGTCCTCGGCCAGCACGAACAAAGCGAACACCGCCTCAGTGGTATGTTAAGCCCCGAAGATCATCAGCACGCGGCAGACCGCGACAGCGCCGCGCCCTCCAACATCCAACTCACCCTATTCACCCCCGCCGAGCGCAACGTCGCGGAGCGTCTCGCGCAAGTCAACGTCGATGAATTGAAGCCCATCGAGGCACTGAACCTGCTGGCGGAATTGAAGAAACAATTGGGCTGGTAACGGAGGCCGTGGTGAGCGAATTTCTCGCGGTGGGTATTTCGCTCCGGCGTAGACCAACGCAAAATCCCGCGTCACAAAAAACGTGCCGTGGATACCCGAGGGCGAAGATGGATTCGGCGATTTGCGGAAATTATCTGGGCAATTTGGGATTTGCCGCGGCGTTGGACGATTCCGCTAAGTTGTCGTCGCGCGACGCGGAAATTTGTCGCTTTTGTCGACCGCGAATTTGGGCACGTTGGTCAGAACCGTGAACGTGTGTAGTTTGGGCTGGGCCGACAATTTCGCGGATTCCGATCTTGTTGAACCTCTTGACGATCTGGTCAATTTTGTTTATTTTTGATTGTTGGGCCGACGCGCTTTCGGTTGGTCTATGATTGTTTGTGAATGTCGGTCAGGAGAGACACATGCCGTTTTTGCAGAACAAGTTTGAGAAGAACTTCGTGATCACCACGGTGGACTACGTGTTCAACTGGGCGCGCAAGAGCGCCATCTGGCCGATGACGTTTGGCCTCGCGTGCTGCGCCATCGAGATGATCGCCTCGACCACGTCGCGCTTTGATCTGGCGCGCTTCGGCGCCGAGGTGTTCCGCCCATCGCCGCGCCAGGCTGATCTGATGATCGTCGCTGGAACCGTTACGCTGAAGATGGCCCCGGTGCTCAAGCGCGTCTATGACCAGATGCCCGACCCCAAGTGGGTGATCTCGATGGGCGCCTGCTCGAGCGTCGGCGGCCCCTTCAACACCTACGCGGTGCTGCAGGGCGTGGACCGCATCGTGCCCGTGGACGTTTACGTGCAGGGTTGCCCGCCGCGCCCGGAGAACCTCTTCTACGGCCTGATGAAGCTGCAGGACAAGATTGACCAGATGACGTTGGCCAAGCGCCCGACTGAAATTCGCCTCGAAGACAACATGGTCGAGAGCTTCCGCAAACAGATCATGATCGCCCAGACGCCCAACCCGGCGTAGGGGGACTGCGTTCAGCCTTGCGCAAGCCCGCCAGCTTTGCGCGCAGCAATGATGCGGTCTCGCGAAACCCTAAGTTCCCGAAACCTCAATACGTTGTCATTCCGAGCGCAGCGAGGAATCTGTTTTTTCTTTGTGCGTCAACAGTAACCCACGCCTCCGCTCCCTTGCGGCCGCTGCTCGGGTACAGTATTTCTATGGCTAAATTCTTCAAAGTTGCCGAGATTGCCAACGTGCAGCCGGGCAAGGTGAAGCACGTGGTCCTGCTCGGCAGGCATATCGCGCTGTGCAATGTTGGCGGGACGTTCTATGCGATCGACAACTTCTGCATCCACCGCGGCGGCCCGCTGAGCGAAGGCTGGCTGGACGGCGACAAGCTGGAGTGCCCATGGCACGCCTGGAAGTTTTGCGTGAAGACCGGCCAGCTCACCCTCGACCCGAGCATGGGCGTGGCCACCTACGAAGT
This window of the Acidobacteriota bacterium genome carries:
- the mutS gene encoding DNA mismatch repair protein MutS, which encodes MSEPATPPSTPLMRQYTAIKAKFPQALLFFRLGDFYEMFFEDAVLAARELQITLTSRNKEKGEPIPMCGVPYHAADGYIAKLIKKGYKVAICEQMEAPSAGKKLVLREVTRVVTPGTVLDSNSLAPRENNFLASVCRSGETIGLASADLSTGEFRATEFHGPSAEAQCVDELKHIGAREVLFPSAQGLLRETEARLAFVGADSQGLRLMRTPLEDWIFASDYATRLLAGHLHVASLDGFGLAGHAQAINAAGALIHYLNETQRASSRHIDGISYYERQQWMVLDSVTVRNLELLEPVFAGETEATLVSVIDRTATNMGARLLKGWVLRPSLDHAVIESRLDAVEELVRQAIPRGKAGKLLESVYDLERLLSKAVLGTAGPRDLLALRNSFVPLPTLKSLSAERTSVRWQSLSAALDPLSDVRDLLARALSDAPPVTLADGGVIRDGYHAELDELRQLSHSGKQTIAQMESRERAATGINSLKIKFNEVFGYYIEVSKANMHLAPERYERRQTLAGAERYTTPELKDYERKVLDAEGSMATIEQELFTQLRSAVAEQASRIRRTAAAIAEIDVLVNFAGLAAEYDYCRPQFAEASDTSGSSTGVLEIMAGRHPVLERLGVMQPGAMLSGERFVPNDLRMDSDSNRILLITGPNMGGKSTYLRQVALISIMAQMGCFVPAASARLPVFDRIFTRIGASDNLARGRSTFMVEMTETAAILNTATPDSLIVLDEIGRGTATFDGLSIAWAVVEYLAARPGIKALFATHYHELTELPEHLPSVKNLHVAVKESGGNIVFLRRVEPGRADRSYGIEVARLAGLPREVIERAREVLGQHEQSEHRLSGMLSPEDHQHAADRDSAAPSNIQLTLFTPAERNVAERLAQVNVDELKPIEALNLLAELKKQLGW
- a CDS encoding NADH-quinone oxidoreductase subunit B; amino-acid sequence: MPFLQNKFEKNFVITTVDYVFNWARKSAIWPMTFGLACCAIEMIASTTSRFDLARFGAEVFRPSPRQADLMIVAGTVTLKMAPVLKRVYDQMPDPKWVISMGACSSVGGPFNTYAVLQGVDRIVPVDVYVQGCPPRPENLFYGLMKLQDKIDQMTLAKRPTEIRLEDNMVESFRKQIMIAQTPNPA
- a CDS encoding non-heme iron oxygenase ferredoxin subunit, with the protein product MAKFFKVAEIANVQPGKVKHVVLLGRHIALCNVGGTFYAIDNFCIHRGGPLSEGWLDGDKLECPWHAWKFCVKTGQLTLDPSMGVATYEVRVEGTEVLLAVL